The genomic stretch GGCGCGCACGCCGGACTCCCGCTCGTCGGCGCCGACCACGGCGGCCTTGGCCGCGCAGGAACGCTCGATGGCGTAGGTCAGTGCCTGCGGGTCGAGGTTGCGCAGTTTGTCGACGTTGTCTTCGAGCCAGGTCAGGAACGGCTCGTCGCAGATCAGCCCGTACTTGATGACTTCCGCCAGACCGGCGGACAGCTCGCGCGCCGGTAAGGTCTTGAGCGAGGCGGTGTCGATCAGCACCACGTTCGGCTGGTAGAACGCACCGACCATGTTCTTGCCCAGCGGATGGTTGATCCCGGTCTTGCCGCCCACCGACGAATCGACCTGGGACAGCAGTGTGGTGGGGATCTGGATGAAATCGACGCCGCGCTGGTAGCAGGCCGCCGCGAAACCGGCCATGTCGCCGATGACGCCGCCGCCCAGGGCGATCACGGTGGTGCGGCGGTCATGCCGGGCGGTCAGCAGGCCGTCGAAGATCAGTTGCAGGGTTTCCCAGTTCTTGTGCGCCTCGCCGTCGGGCAGCACCACGGAGATCACCGAGTACGGCGCCAGGGTGCGGGTCAGACGCTCAAGATAGAGCGGCGCCACGGTCTCGTTGGAGACGATCGCCACTTGCCGCCCATGGATGTGCGGAGCCAACAGTTCAGGCCGGTCCAACAAACCTTCGCCAATATGAATCGGGTAGCTGCGCTCGCCCAGATCGACCTTGAGTGTCTGCATGTGTCCCCACAGTGAAGATGGCTGAATTATCGGATGTCCGCGGTCTTAGCCGGTATGACGCCGCCCGCACGCCATCCGCCACACCCCCGGCCATGACGGGACGCCGAGGATAGCGCATTTCGGGCGGCGCTTTAACGGGGCGGAAGCTGCTGCAGACGGTCGAGGATGTCGAGCACCACCAGGCGCGGTGGCCGCTCGTCGGTTTCCACCACCAGATCGGCGATCTCCCGGTACAGCGGGTCGCGGATCGCCAGCAGGTCGCGCAGGGTCTTTTCCGGATCGGCGGTGCGCAGCAACGGCCGGTTGCGGTCGCGTGACGTGCGCCCGACCTGCTGCTCGACGGAGGCGTGCAGGTACACCACCCGCCCGCCCTCGTGCAGGGCCTTGCGGTTGGCGTCGCGCATCACCGCGCCTCCGCCGGTGGCCAGCACCACGCCGTCGAACGCGCACAGCTCGGCGATCATCGCCTGCTCACGGTCACGAAAGCCGGGCTCGCCTTCCTTGTCGAAGATCCACGGGATATTGGCGCCCGTGCGCAGTTCAATTTCCTTGTCGGAATCTTTGAACGGCAGGCGCAGCTCTTTGGCCAGCAACCGGCCGATGGTGCTTTTTCCAGCGCCCATCGGGCCTACAAGAATCAAATTTCGCACAGAATCAACGACTCACAGCAATCGCCTGGTTATTCATGATACGCGGAGTGAGGAAGACCAGCAGCTCGGATTTTTTCTCCGAGACCACATCACGCCGGAAAAGGCGGCCAAGATACGGCACATCGCCAAGAAATGGCACCTTATCTACGACCTTGCTTTGAGTATTTGAGAAAACGCCCCCGATCACGATGGTTTCGCCGTCGTTCACCAGCACCTTGGCGTTGACCTCGTTTTTCTTGATCGGCGGCACGTCCTGCACCTTGTTCAGGTAGTCCGGTTCGTCCTTGGTGACCTTGACCTCCATGATGATGCGGTTGTCCGGGGTGATCTGCGGCGTCACCTCCAGCGACAGCGAAGCCTCCTTGAACGACACCGACGTGGCGCCGCTGGAGCTGGCCTCCTGGTACGGGATCTCGGTGCCCTTGAGGATCTTGGCGGTTTCCTTGTCGGAGGTGACCACTTTGGGCTGCGAGACGATTTCCCCGTTGCCGGTCTTTTCCATGGCCGTCAGTTCGAGGTCGAGCAGCACGTTGTCGGTGATGAAGGCGATGCCGATCCCCGAGGTGTTGCCGGTGGTGCCCATGTCGACGAACGGCGTGTTGGTGCTGGTGCTGCCCGGCGTGCCGATGGTGGTGGACGCACCGTTGGTCACGCCGGAGGTGTTCCAGTTGCCCTTGTTGCGGATCGACCCGCCCCAGCGCACGCCCAGGCTCTTGTCGTAATCGACGTTGGCCTCGACGATCCGCGCCTCGATCATCACCTGGCGCACCGGGATGTCCAGTTGCGCCACGATCCGCCGCAGTTCGTCGAGGCGGTCCTGGGTCTGGTAGGCAATGATGTTGTTGGTGCGCTCATCGACGGTGATCGAGCCGCGTTCGTCGACTTTCGCCTCGGCGCTGGTCACCGACTGGAACAGCTTGGCGATGTCCGCCGCCTTGGCGTAGTTGACCTGCAGCAGTTCGCGGCGCAGCGGCGCCAGTTCGGCGATCTGCTTCTGCGACTCGAGTTCCTGCCGCTCGCGGGCGGCGATCTCGTCGGCCGGCGCCACCAGCAGCACGTTGCCGATCTTGCGCTTGTCCAGCCCCTTGGTCTTGAGCACCAGGTCCAGGGCCTGATCCCACGGCACGTTCTGCAGGCGCAGGGTGATCCCGCCCTGCACCGTGTCGCTGGCCACCAGGTTGAGGTTGGTGAAGTCGGCGATCAGTTGCAGCACCGAGCGCACGTCGATGTCCTGAAAGTTCAGCGACAGCTTCTCGCCGCTGTAGCTGTTGCGGTCGGCGTTGCGCTTTTGCAGGTCATCGACCGTCATCGGCCGGATGCTGACAGTGAGCTTGTTGTCGGTCTGGTAGGTCGAGTACTCGTAGGTGCCGACGGGCTCGACGGTCACGGTCGCCCGGTCGCCGCTGACACTGGAGCTGACGAACTGCACCGGTGTGGCGAAGTCCTTGACGTCGAGGCGCACCCGCAGCGGGTCGGGCAGTTGGGTACGGGTGAAGTTGAGGACGATCTTGCCGTCGCGTTCCTGGATGTCCGGGGCGATGGCCGGGTCGGACAGGTCGATGACCACATTGCCCTCGCCGGCCGTGCCGCGCTGGAAGTCCACGCCCCGGATGGCCCTGGCCGTCGGGGCGTACGTCTTGGCCGGCGCGGGGCGCGATGCGGCCGTCGCTGGCCGGGGCGCCGTTTTGCGGGCGCCCTGGCCGACCACGACGAACAGCGTGTTGCCCTCGACCCGGGTGTCGTAGGGCACCAGCTGGGTCAGGTTGATGATCATCCGCGTCCGGTCCTTGGCCTCGACCACCGTGGCCGAGCGGGCATTGCCGCTGCCCAGGTCACGGGTCTTGTTCGCCAGCTGGCTGGAGACGCCCGGCAGGTCGAGGGCGATCCGCGCCGGCGAATCGGTGGTGTAGCCCTTGGGCTGCGGCGGCGGGCCGTCGAACGACAGCTTCAGCTCGACCCGGTCGCCCGGCAGCGCCGCCACGTCCAGTGCCTTGAGGGTGGCCGCACTGACCATCGGCGACAGCAGCGCTATCCATAGCGAAAGACCGAAGGTTGCGAAAATCCTGTTCATTGTTCGTCTTCCACTATGAGTGCTCTTTCAAAGGAATGGTGCGCGGCCGCTCCAGCCAGGCGCCCTCGCCGTCGGGAACGATCTCGACCACATCGACCTGGGAGGCGCTGATGGCGACGATGCGACCGTCGTTGCGCCCCAGGTAGTCGCCGACCTTCAGGCGGTGCACCCCGCCCGCCCCGCGCAGCAGCGCGAAGGAGCCGGAGGCGTTGGAAATCGTGCCGACCATCTCGAACTGCTCGATGTTGAAACCTTCGAGGTACTGCTTGACCCGGTTGGGGTCGGGCCGGACATTGCGCGAGCCGTGCCGCTGCCCCGCCAGGTCGACCCGCACCTGGCGGGAGAACGGGCTGCGCAGGCTCGCTGCGCTGTAGGTGAAGGTCGGATAGGCATGGAAGACCGGCGTCGGCTCGATCTTGCCCGGCGGGCGCTGGCGGATCTCGTTCATGTACGCGTCGAGGTCGCTGAAGTCGCCGCCCCCGCAGCCACCCAACCCCAACGCCAGGGCAAGCGGAATGAAACACCGGATCGGGCTCATGGCGTGGGCCCCTTGTCTTGCGGCTGTCCCTTGTCGTTGTAGCGGTAGGTCTTGGCCAGGATGCTCATGCGCAGCTTCGACCCGCCTTCGGGATTGGCCGGCGCGAGTTCGAAGTCGTGCAGGGTGACGATCCGGGGCAACCCGGCCACGCCGCTGACGAACGTCGCCAGGTCGTGATAGCCGCCGGTGACGGTGATCTGGATCGGCAGCTCGATATAGAACTGCTGGACCACCTCCGGCAGCAGCTTGATCTCTTCGAATTCGAGCCCGCTGCCAAGCCCCGTCCGGGTGATGTCCTCCAGCAGGCCCGGCACCTCGGTGTCGCTGGGCAGTTGACGCAGCAGCACGCCGAAGGAGTTTTCCATCTCCTTCATCTGCTGGGTGTAGAGCTCGAGGTTGGCCGCCATGTGCGCCTTGGTCGCGAACTGCTCCTTCAGCGTGGCCTCTTCCTCGCGCTTGAGCTCGA from Pseudomonas ekonensis encodes the following:
- the aroB gene encoding 3-dehydroquinate synthase: MQTLKVDLGERSYPIHIGEGLLDRPELLAPHIHGRQVAIVSNETVAPLYLERLTRTLAPYSVISVVLPDGEAHKNWETLQLIFDGLLTARHDRRTTVIALGGGVIGDMAGFAAACYQRGVDFIQIPTTLLSQVDSSVGGKTGINHPLGKNMVGAFYQPNVVLIDTASLKTLPARELSAGLAEVIKYGLICDEPFLTWLEDNVDKLRNLDPQALTYAIERSCAAKAAVVGADERESGVRATLNLGHTFGHAIETHMGYGVWLHGEAVAAGTVMALDMSARLGWISAQERDRGIRLFQRAGLPVVPPEEMTEADFLEHMAIDKKVIDGRLRLVLLRRMGEAVVTDDYPKEVLQATLGADYRALAQLKG
- the aroK gene encoding shikimate kinase AroK, with the protein product MRNLILVGPMGAGKSTIGRLLAKELRLPFKDSDKEIELRTGANIPWIFDKEGEPGFRDREQAMIAELCAFDGVVLATGGGAVMRDANRKALHEGGRVVYLHASVEQQVGRTSRDRNRPLLRTADPEKTLRDLLAIRDPLYREIADLVVETDERPPRLVVLDILDRLQQLPPR
- the pilQ gene encoding type IV pilus secretin PilQ; this encodes MNRIFATFGLSLWIALLSPMVSAATLKALDVAALPGDRVELKLSFDGPPPQPKGYTTDSPARIALDLPGVSSQLANKTRDLGSGNARSATVVEAKDRTRMIINLTQLVPYDTRVEGNTLFVVVGQGARKTAPRPATAASRPAPAKTYAPTARAIRGVDFQRGTAGEGNVVIDLSDPAIAPDIQERDGKIVLNFTRTQLPDPLRVRLDVKDFATPVQFVSSSVSGDRATVTVEPVGTYEYSTYQTDNKLTVSIRPMTVDDLQKRNADRNSYSGEKLSLNFQDIDVRSVLQLIADFTNLNLVASDTVQGGITLRLQNVPWDQALDLVLKTKGLDKRKIGNVLLVAPADEIAARERQELESQKQIAELAPLRRELLQVNYAKAADIAKLFQSVTSAEAKVDERGSITVDERTNNIIAYQTQDRLDELRRIVAQLDIPVRQVMIEARIVEANVDYDKSLGVRWGGSIRNKGNWNTSGVTNGASTTIGTPGSTSTNTPFVDMGTTGNTSGIGIAFITDNVLLDLELTAMEKTGNGEIVSQPKVVTSDKETAKILKGTEIPYQEASSSGATSVSFKEASLSLEVTPQITPDNRIIMEVKVTKDEPDYLNKVQDVPPIKKNEVNAKVLVNDGETIVIGGVFSNTQSKVVDKVPFLGDVPYLGRLFRRDVVSEKKSELLVFLTPRIMNNQAIAVSR
- a CDS encoding pilus assembly protein PilP; this encodes MSPIRCFIPLALALGLGGCGGGDFSDLDAYMNEIRQRPPGKIEPTPVFHAYPTFTYSAASLRSPFSRQVRVDLAGQRHGSRNVRPDPNRVKQYLEGFNIEQFEMVGTISNASGSFALLRGAGGVHRLKVGDYLGRNDGRIVAISASQVDVVEIVPDGEGAWLERPRTIPLKEHS
- the pilO gene encoding type 4a pilus biogenesis protein PilO, translating into MKPSEWLGSLRSIDFNDLDTGNIGSWPTAVKGLAGALLMVLVLALGYNFFISDLENQLELKREEEATLKEQFATKAHMAANLELYTQQMKEMENSFGVLLRQLPSDTEVPGLLEDITRTGLGSGLEFEEIKLLPEVVQQFYIELPIQITVTGGYHDLATFVSGVAGLPRIVTLHDFELAPANPEGGSKLRMSILAKTYRYNDKGQPQDKGPTP